Part of the Armatimonadota bacterium genome is shown below.
GGCGCGGAAGACTGCCTTGAGGTGGCACATACCAAAGCGGTGCAACATCCATAATGCCCTCCGGATTTCTCCTGGAGGGCAGCACGGTAAGTTACCAAAACGGTTCATCCAAGCGTCATTTTGCGCCGACACCCGGAATCTGGTGGGCCCTACTGGATTCGAACCAGTGACCTCTTCGGTGTGAACGAAGCGCTCTCCCACTGAGCCAAGGGCCCGGACATTTTACGCTTGGGCAGTCCCCAGGTTAGCCCCCGACTCCGCGTTTGGGCACGGCATTTCAGGCTGAACCATGGGCTTACCAACCCCATTATATCGGTCCATCCAGGCTCACGTCTAGCCCGCGCATTGCATCATCAGAAAGCTTACCTAAGTTGGATGGTTGCCTCATCTAAGAATCTTACCGGCTGGGGTCCTTCAGGGGACCGGCCGGAGGAAGATGAGGCAGATGATGAGTCTCGCGACCAAACGGGAACTGGTGGCATCGTTGGCACCGCGGTACTTTCGCGCGAGTCGCGGCGAGAAGAGTCGGATACTGGACGAGTTCGTTGCATCCACAGGGTACCATCGCAAGTACGCAATGGCGATCCTGAAACACCCAAACGTACGGACCCGGAAAGATAAACGGGAGCGCAAACCCCGATACGGACAGGAGGTAGCCGCCGCTCTTCGTCGCTGCTGGGAGACGCTGAGGTGTCCCTGCTCCAAACGTCTCGTTCCATTCCTTTCCGAACTCGTACCGATCCTGGAGCGATACGGGGAGTTATCCATAAAGGAAGAATGCCGTTCTCGCCTCTTGGAGCTGTCGACCGCAACGGCCGACCGCCTTCTCAAGGACGCGAGAAAGCAATACGGCCAGACGACCACCCGTAGCGGTACGCTGCTCAAGCACCAGATCCCGATCCACACGTATGCGGACTGGTGTGACACCAAGCCCGGCCACGTAGAGGCCGATCTGGTAGCCCATTGTGGAGATACGACCGAGGGCTGGTACCTGAACACCCTGGTCCTGGTGGACGTTGCCACCGGCTGGATCGAGCCTCTTTCCCTGCTCTATAAGGGACAGCAGACGGTGAAGGACGGTATCGAGCAGATTCGCCGCCGTCTGCCCTTCCCCTTACGGGGATTGGACTGTGACAATGGAAGCGAGTTCCTGAACAGAATGCT
Proteins encoded:
- a CDS encoding transposase family protein, yielding MMSLATKRELVASLAPRYFRASRGEKSRILDEFVASTGYHRKYAMAILKHPNVRTRKDKRERKPRYGQEVAAALRRCWETLRCPCSKRLVPFLSELVPILERYGELSIKEECRSRLLELSTATADRLLKDARKQYGQTTTRSGTLLKHQIPIHTYADWCDTKPGHVEADLVAHCGDTTEGWYLNTLVLVDVATGWIEPLSLLYKGQQTVKDGIEQIRRRLPFPLRGLDCDNGSEFLNRMLFKYCKETAIHFTRCRPYKKNDQCHVEQKNGAVIRSYVGYDRYEGIPAKQRMDALYEQVRLLVNFFLPSMKLLEKTREGARVRKTYDTPRTPYQRV